Within the Dechloromonas denitrificans genome, the region ACCGTCCCCAGAAAGCCTTGTGGCGCCAGTACCTGGCCCGTTTCAAGAATCCGCTGGTCCTGATCCTGCTGGTCGCCAGCGGCGTTTCGGCGCTGACCGGCGAGGTGACCAACTTCATCATCATCGGCAGCATCGTGTTGCTCAGCGTCACCCTCGATTTTGTCCAGGAGCATCGGGCCAACGCCGCCGCCGACAAGTTGCGGCAGTCGGTCTCGGTGCGGGCCACCGTGCTGCGCGATGGTGTGTCGAGGGATGTCCCGGTCGGCGAACTGGTGCCCGGCGATCTCGTCCTGTTGTCGGCCGGCGACCTGATTCCGGCCGACGGGCTGGTGGTCGAGGCGCGCGATCTTTTCGTCAAACAGTCGCTGTTGACCGGCGAGACCTACCCGGTTGAGAAACGCCCCGGCCCGCCGTCGGGTAGTGGCGATGACCTGCAGGAGGCGACCAACGCGGTTTTCATGGGCACCTCGGTAATCAGCGGCAGCGCCCGGGTGGTGGTGGTCAAGACCGGTGCGGCAACGGCGATCGGCGAAATTGCCGACAGCGTTGCCAAACCGGCGGAAGCCAGCTCCTTCGAGCTGGGGACCCGCCGTTTCGGCATGCTGATCATGCGCCTGACGGTCCTCATGGTGATGTTTGTCCTTCTCGTCAATATGTTCTTCGACAAGCCCTGGCTGGAATCCTTCCTCTTCGCCGTGGCGCTGGCCGTCGGCCTGACGCCGGAGCTGCTGCCGATGGTGGTCTCGGTGACCTTGTCGCGCGGCGCGTTGCGGATGGCCAAGCGGCACATGATCGTCAAACGCCTGTCGGCGATCCAGGACCTCGGCTCAATGGACGTGTTGTGCACCGACAAGACCGGCACGTTGACCGAAGCGAAGATTCGTCTGGAAAAGCATCTCGATGCCGACGGCAAGCCGAGCGAACGCGTCCTTGAACTGGCCTATTTCAACAGTTTTTTCGAGACCGGCCTGAAAAGCCCGCTCGATGAGGCGATCCTGGCGCATCAACAGATCGATAGCAGCCAGTGGAAAAAGATCGACGAGGTTCCCTTCGACTTCGAGCGGCGTCGTGTCTCGGTGCTGATCGACAACGGCAAGACCCGCTGGCTGGTGGTCAAGGGCGCGCCGGACGAGATCGTCGGGCTGTGCACCCAGTACCAGACGGCCGCCAGCGAAAGTCCGCTGGCCATCGATGACGCCGCGCGAACCGCCATTGCCGGGCAGTTCCATGCGCTGGAGGAAGAAGGCTTCCGGGCGCTGGGGATCGCCTGGCGGGAGGTGCCGCTGGATCATCCGCATGCCGTGGTCAGCGACGAAAGCGAACTGGTGCTGGCCGGCTTTGCCGCTTTTCTCGATCCGCCGAAGGCCAGTGCCGCTGCCGCGCTGGCTGGGCTGAACCGGCTCGGGGTGAGCATCAAGGTGGTGACCGGCGACAGCGAACTGGTCACCCGGCATGTCTGCGGCGAGTTGAAAATACCGGTCAGCGGAATATTGCTCGGCAGGGAAATCGCCGAGATGGACGATCATGCGCTGCAGGCGCGGGTCGATAACAACAACCTGTTCTGCCGGGTCAATCCGGCCCAGAAGGAACGGGTCATTCGCGCCCTGAGGGCGCGCGGCCATGTCGTCGGCTATCTTGGCGACGGCATCAACGACGCGCCGTCGCTTCATTCGGCCGACGTCGGGCTATCGGTCGATTCGGCCGTCGACGTGGCCAAGGAAGCAGCCGACATGATCCTCATGCGCCATGACCTGCATGTCCTGCATGCCGGGGTTGAGGAAGGGCGACGGACTTTCGGCAACATCATGAAGTACATCCTGATGGGCACCAGTTCCAATTTCGGCAACATGTTCAGCATGGCCGGCGCGGCGCTGTTCCTCCCCTTCCTGCCGATGTTGCCGACCCAGATTCTGCTCAACAACATCCTCTACGACCTGTCGGAAATCCCCATCCCGCTGGACAAGGTCGATGCCGTCGATATCCGCACGCCGCGCGTCATGGACATGGCCTTCGTGCGCAATTTCATGCTGGTTATCGGCTCGATCAGCTCACTGTTCGATTTCCTGACCTTCTACATCCTGCTCTCCGTGCTGCAGGCCGATGAAAAGCTGTTCCAGACCGGCTGGTTCGTCGAATCGCTCTGCACCCAGGTGCTGGTCATCTTCATCATCCGGACCCGGGGAAACCTGCTCAAAAGCCGTCCGCATCCGGTGCTCTTCGCGTCCTCGCTGCTGATCGTCGGCCTGGCGGTGATTCTGCCTTTCACGCCGGTCGGCAGCTACTTTGGCTTCGTCGCGCCACCCCTGAAGTTCTACGCGATCCTCGGGGCGATGGTCGTCGCCTACCTGCTGGTCGTCGAACTGGCCAAGCGGATGTTCTATCGCTGGATGGCCGGCGTCCGTCCGGCCTGATCGCGCTGCGCCGTGCTGCCAGCCAATGAGGCGGGCCGGACTTGAAATGGAAAAGGCCCCGGGCCAGTGCGGCCGGGGCCTTGCTCGGGCGGCACCAGCAAGCTGGCGCCGGACGACCGTTTAGAGGCGAGTTTTGCGGCGCGTCAGAGCCAGAGCACCAAGGGCCAGGCCAAGCAGGGCCAGCGACTCGGGTTCCGGGACGGCAGCGACCGGTGGGTCGGCGGTGATCATGTCCTGGTAATACGGCGAGGTGAGCGTCATTGCGTATTTCTTGTCGAGGCTCTTGGCCGCCGGAATGGCGTTGAAGAAATTGGTCAGCCAGTCTTTGGTCTCGGCCTGCAAATCGGTGGCCGTGAAGCCGTCTTTAGTGATGTCCCAATTCTTCGACGGATTTTCGTACAGGCTTTCCCAGATGCCGAGCTGGATGGCCGAGCCCTGCAACCCGGTCAGCGGCCGCACCCAGGCGAAGGGGTCGTTCCAGCTGTTCGAGTTTCCGTTCATCACGTAGTTCACCGCACCGAGGAAATCGAGCGTGCGTTGGGTCGGGCCATTGAAGTTGATCGTGTAATCGACCTTGTTGCCACCCGAGATCGACTGAAAAATGTCGTAGCAGTACATCAGTACGTCATTGACCCCGTTGATGAAGATGCCGGCTTCGACGCCGCTCAATTTGCTGGCTGAACCGGTGAACAGCCCGACGTTTGCCGAGAAGTTCTGCGTGCTGTTGCCTGTCTTGTAGGTCGCCCGCACCGCGTCCGAGTCAGCCCCGGGCAGGCTATCGAAGATCGGGTTGGCGAAGGTAATCGTGACCGCAGCGGCCTGGGCGGCACCGGCGGTGGCAATCAGGCCGGCGAGAAGGGCGGATTTGAGAATTTTCATGGTCAGGCTGGTCCGGGAAAAACCAGCTATCAGCAAAAACGGGGCCACCGAAGACAAGCCCTTGATTTTTTAACTATTCAGATAGTTTCAGGCAAATGCCGGCCCGGCAAGTGTAAGCAATATCGACACAAATTTCTTTTAAAAACAGTGGCTTACGTTTTATTTTGCCGGGGGTTTTCGGAGCGAAGGCAAGGAGAAATTTCACACTCGCCGCATTTTTTCGCCTTAACCAGGCGGTAGCCGAATCCGTCCGACCCCGCCGCCGTCCGGGTGATTGGCGAACTCGGCATCACCGTCATGCAGCCGCGCCACCTCCCTGACCAGCGCCAGGCCGAGACCGGTGCTTTTGCGGCCGGTGGCCGGGCGGGGCAGCGAGTAGAAGCGGTCGAACAGTTGCCGCAGCGCATAGTCGGGGGCGCCGGCGCCGTGGTCGCGCACGGTGATTTCACTGCCTTCTTCGGTGTGGCTCAGGGCAAGCTCGATCAGGCCGCCTTCCGGCGAGAATTCGATGGCGTTGTCGAGCAGGTTGAGGACGGCCTGTTGCAACAAGAAGGCGTCGCCCCGGATGCTGACCGGCGTAGCGCTCAGCCGGCAATCGAGGTGGCGGGCGTCGAGCTGCTGGCGGCGCAGTTCGATGCAGGTTTTCAGGAGTTCGGCCAGATCGACCGTGGCAATCCCTTCCGGCGCCTGCAATTGTTCGACCCGGGCAAGCATCAGCATGCGGTCGATGATCGCCTGCAGGCGGCGCGCCTGCTCGCCGATGCTGTCGGCAAAGCGGCGGCGGTCGGCGGCCGGCGGATCGCCTTCGAGGATTTCGGCGGCGCCGATCACCGCGGTCAGCGGGCTTTTCATTTCATGCGCCAGGTTCTGCACGTATCTTTCGACGTACTGCTTGCCTTCCAGTCGTTCGCGCATCTCGGCCAGGGCGCGGGCCAGCTCGGAAAACTGCCGGCCGCCGCTGGTCGGCGGTTCCGCCTTGCGGCCGTCGGCGACATCGCGGGCGTAGGCGCGCAGCCGGTTGATCGACCAGCTCAGCCAGCCGGAGAAGAACAGGCCGATCGCCGCGGTGGCAGCGAGCAGCAACAGGCCGGACTGCTTGACGCGCTGCTCGGCGCGGGCGATGTAGGGGTGCAACGAGGCGAGCGGCTTGGCCAGCGACAGTACGCCGATCAGTTCGCCCTGCCAGAAGATCGGGGCGGCGACGTACATCACCGAGGAGTTCGGATCGGCCGGGTTTTCGAGGGTGTTGCGGGCGCCGTATTCGCCGCGCAGGACGCGGGCGATGTCGCGCCACTGTGCGTAATCGGCCCCGACGGCCGTGCCTTCGGAGTCGTAGACGACGATACCGTGCGGGTCGGTGACATAGACCCGGAAATCGATGGTTTCCTTCTCGACGCCGGAAATATTGGCGCGCGGACTGCGCCGGGTGGCGGCGCGCAGCGAGTCGGCAAAGGCGCCTTGCCCGATGCGGCCGGCCGACAGCTCCATGGCGGCCATCTCGGCGAGAACGTGGGCGGTATCGACCAGGGTTTCCTCGGTGGCCTGGCGGATGCCGGGTTCGGTTTCATGGGTGAAGGTGTTGAGCACGAACCAGGCGGCCAGGCCGACCACCAGGAAATAGCCAAAGAACAGCCGGACGGAAATGTTCATCGCGGCCTTATCCGGCGACGACGCTGTAACCGAGGCCGCGATGGGTAAGGATGGTTTCCTCGTCGGCGTGCACGCTGCGCAGCTTGCCGCGCAGCGTCTTGATATGGGTGTCGACCGTCCGTTCGAGGCTTTCGCCGCCGTCCTGCCAGATCGCTTCCATGATCTGGCCGCGGCTCAGGATGCGGCCCGGGCAGGTCAGCAGCAGCGCAAGCAGCTGATATTCGTAGCGCGTCAGGTTGAGCCAGGTGCCACGGTAGGCGATACGCTGCCCGTCGCGATCGACGGCGAAACGTCCGGTCGGCGGACTGGCCGGTGGCGCCCGGCGTGGTTCCGGATGCAGCCGGCGCAGGATGGCGCGGATGCGCGACACCACTTCGCGCGGGCTGAACGGTTTGGCGACATAGTCGTCGCCGCCGAGTTCGAGGCCGACGATGCGATCCACCTCGTCGGAGCGGGCGGTCAGGAACAGCACCGGCACGTCGGAATGGCGGCGCAGGGCGCGGCAAACGTCGAAACCGCTCATGTCGGGCAGGCCGACGTCGAGCACGACCAGATCATGTCCGCCGGCCCCGAGCAAGGTCAGGGCCTCGGCGCCGAGGGTGCAGCTTTCGGCGGTGAAGCCGTCGCCGCGCAGGGCGTAGGCCAGCGTGTCGGAGATGGCCGGTTCATCGTCGACGATCAGGATTTTCATGGGCGTCATGATAATTCATCCCGTTGCCATTGGCGGCGGCCGAAATCTCGTGGCCTGACGGCAGGTTAGGGGCGCCTGCCGGTTTCGGGTAAAATCGCCTTTTTTTCCAGCGGCTGACCGCCGCGCCCGGCGAGTTCCCCAGACCATGACCCAGACTACTTCCCTCTCCTACCGTGATGCCGGCGTCGATATCGATGCGGGCGATGCCCTTGTCGAACGTATCAAGCCGCTGGCCAGGAAGACCCTGCGCGAAGGCGTGCTCGGCGGCATCGGCGGCTTCGGTGCGCTGTTCGAAGTGCCGAAACGTTACCAGGAGCCGGTGCTGGTTTCCGGTACCGACGGCGTCGGCACCAAGCTGCGTCTGGCTTTCGATCTGAACCGCCATGACACCGTTGGCCAGGATCTGGTCGCGATGAGCGTCAACGACATCCTGGTGCTTGGCGCAGAATCGCTGTTCTTCCTCGACTACTTTGCCTGCGGCAAGCTCGATGTCGATACGGCCGCTGCCGTCGTCGGCGGCATCGCCAAGGGCTGCGAACTGGCCGGCTGCGCGCTGATCGGCGGCGAAACCGCCGAAATGCCGGGCATGTACCCGGCCGGCGAATACGATCTGGCCGGTTTCGCGGTCGGCGTCGTCGAGAAATCGAAAGCCATCGACGGCAAGTCGATCGCCGCCGGCGACGTCGTGCTCGGCCTGGCTTCCTCGGGCGCCCACTCGAACGGCTACTCGCTGGTCCGCAAGATCATCGAACGTTCCAATCCGGACATGAATGCCAAATTTGATGGTGAGCGGACGCTGGCCGACGTCGTGATGGCGCCGACCCGCATCTACGTCAAGCAGGTGCTGGCGCTGCTCGAAAAGGTCGCGGTCAAGGGCATGGCCCATATCACCGGCGGCGGCCTGCTCGAAAACGTGCCGCGCGTGCTGCCGGAAAACACCGTCGCCGAACTGACCAAGGCTGCCTGGCCGCGTCCGAAGCTGTTCGACTGGATGCAGGCCGAAGGCAATGTCGCCGAGAACGAAATGCACCGCGTTTTCAACTGCGGTATCGGCCTGGTCATCGTCGTTGCGGCGGCCGATGCCGATGCCGCCATCGCCGAACTGAAGGCGCAGGGCGAAGCCGTCTATAACATCGGCAAGATTCGGGCACGTCAGGGTGACGAAGCGCAGACCCTCGTGGTCTGACAGCCTGCGGCGGGCTGCCGCCCTGGCGTGCAGCCTGCTGTTGTGGCAAGTCTCGTCGACCGTCTGGGCGGCGAGCAAGACGCCATCCGCCAAGCCGCCGGCCGGCAAGGCGGCCAAGAAGCCGGTCAAGGCTGCCGGCAAAGGCGCTCCGCCAAAAAAATCCGTACTTCCGGCCATCGGGCCGGCCGAAATTCTCGACGCCGACACCGTCGGTCTGCATGGCCATGCCAGTTTTTACGGCCACGGTTTCCAGGGGCGCAAGACGGCGACCGGCGAAGCCTTCGATGTCCGGCAATTCACCGGGGCGAGCAATCACTTCCCGCTCGGCAGCCTGGTCGCCGTGCATCGCCTGGATAGCGACCTGTGCGCCATCGTCAAGGTCAACGACCGGATGCATGTCAAACACCGGCGGCGGGTCATCGACGTCTCGCGCGGCGTGGCGGAATATCTGCAAATGCTCAGTGCCGGCGTCGTGCTGGTTCGCGTTGCGGCGTTGCGCAAAGGTGTCGAGGGGCTGGGGGCGGATGTCTGTCGCGCCGCCTTCGAGCCGGAAGTCGAATGTGCCTCCTGCGGCCGCCCGCCGCGCTTGCCCGATTTCGACCAAGTGGCCGGCGACTAGAGGGTTTGGCGTCGGTCGGGCAGATTTATTTTTGGCCCACCGGGCACTTCGTTACAATCCGTTTTTCGCCTGACCACCGGGTCCGCGTGCAGCCTTGGCCACTCTCATGAAGAAAAAAAACCATTTAGGAATCGTCGCGCTGGCGCTTGCCGGCTTGCTGGCGGTCGGCTATTTCGCCTATGTCGCCAACCGGGCGCCGACCAACGGGCCGCTGCCGGCCGCCGCAGCGCCGGGAGCGGGCGGCGCCGGTGGCAAGCCGGGCGGTTCGGCGATGGCCATCGAAGTGGCCCGGGTCAAGGTCAGCGACTTTGCCGACGATGTCGCGGCGGTCGGTACCTTGAAATCCCGCGAATCCGTCGTGCTGCGTCCGGAGACGCCCGGGCGGGTATCGGCGGTCGGCTTCAAGGATGGCTCCATCGTCGCCCGCGGCGCCTTGCTGGTGGCGCTCGATGCGGCGATTCCCGAGGCCGAGCTGGCGCAGGCCAAGGCCAATCTGGCCCTGGCCAAAAGCAATCATCAGCGCAATCAGGAATTGCTCGGCAAGAAATTCCTCAGCGAACAGGCCGTGGAAAGTTCCGCCGCCACCCTGAAGATTCAGGAAGCCGCCGTCCAGCTGGCGGCCGCCAAGGTGGCGAGGACCCGGATCGTGGCGCCGTTCAAGGGCATGGTCGGTTTGCGCAACATCAGCGTCGGCGATTACGTCAAGGAAGGCCAGGACCTGATCAATATTGAAGACATCGCCACGCTGCGCGTCGATTTCCGCTTGCCGGAAAGTTATCTCGGCCGGCTGAAGCCGGGGCAGAGCGTCGAAGTGACGAGCGATGCCTTGCCCGGCGAGCGTTTCCCGGCACGGCTCGAAGCCGTCGATCCGCTGGTCGATCAGGGCGGCCGGGCGATTTCCGCCCGGGCCCGGCTCGACAATGCGGCCGGCAAGCTGCGGCCCGGCCTGTTCGTCCGTGTCCGCCTGCTCTTTGGCGAGCGCCAGGCGGTGCTGATGGTGCCCGAGCAGGCCATCGTTCCCGGCACCCAGCCGGCGGTGTACCGGGTGGTCGATGGCAAGGCGGTGCTGGTCAAGGTCAAGCTCGGCGTCCGCCGCGCCGCCCAGGTTGAAGTGGTGGATGGGCTGGCGGCCGACGATGTGGTGGTCACGGCCGGCCAGTTGAAGCTGCGCGAAGGCGCTGCGGTGCGCGCCGTCGGGGCGGACACGCCGGCGGCCGGGGCTGCCGCCAAATGAAGATTTCCGAGGTCTGCATCAAGCGGCCGGTGTTCGCCACCGTACTGTCGCTGGTGGTGATGCTGCTCGGCATCGTTTCCTACGACCGTTTGCCGGTCCGCGAGTATCCGAAGATCGACGAGCCGGTGGTGACGGTGAGCACCACCTACCGTGGTGCGTCGGCCGACATCATCGAATCGCAGGTGACCAAGCCGCTCGAGGATTCGCTGGCCGGCATCGAAGGCGTCGAAGTGATTACCTCGATTTCGCGGGCCGAAAACAGCCAGATTTCGGTGCGTTTCAAGCTCGAGCAGGCGCCCGATTCGGCGGCGGCCGACGTGCGCGACCGGGTTTCCCGGGTGCGCAACAAGCTGCCGGATGAAACCGACGAGCCGGTGATCGCCAAAGTCGAGGCCGACGCCAACCCGATCATCTGGGTCGCCTTTTCCTCCGACAAGCATTCGGCGCTGGAGGTCACCGATATTGCCAACCGCATCGTCAAGCCCAAGCTGCAGACCTTGCCGGGGGCGGCCGATGTGCGGATTTTCGGCGACCGTCGCTTCGCCATGCGGATCTGGCTGGATCGCCAGCGCCTGGCCGCCTACCAGCTGACCCCGGCCGACGTCGAGGACGCGCTGCGCAAGCAGAACGTCGAAGTGCCGGCCGGCCGCATCGAGAGCCGCGAGCGCGAGTTTTCGGTGGTCGCCAACAGCGATCTGAAAACGCCGGAAGAGTTCGGCGCGGTCATCGTCAAAACGGCGAACGGCTACCCGGTCCGCATCAGCGACCTCGGTCGCGTCGAAATCGGCCCGGCCGCCGAGCGCACCTCGGTGCGCTTCAAGGGCCGTTCGGCGGTGTCGCTCGGCGTCATCAAGCAGGCGACGGCCAATCCGCTGGAGATCTCGCAGGCCTTGCGCAAGGAGTTGCCGAAGCTGATCAGCGAACTGCCGGCCGGCATGACGGCCGATATCTCCTACGATTCGTCGATCTTCATCGACCGCTCGATCCAGTCCGTCTTCAAGACCATCGGCGAAGCGATCCTGCTGGTCCTGGCGATCATCTTCTTCTTCCTGCGCAATTTGCGGGCGACGCTGATTCCGCTGGTCACCATTCCGGTGTCGCTGGTCGGCGCTTTCGCCATCATGTTCACCCTCGGCTTCACGATCAATACACTGACCCTGCTCGCCCTGGTGCTGGCGATCGGTCTGGTCGTCGACGACGCGATCGTCGTGCTGGAAAACATCTATCGCCATATCGAGGACGGCATGCCGCGCCGCCAGGCCGCCTTGCAGGGAGCGCAGGAAATCGGCTTCGCCGTGGTGGCGATGACGCTGACGCTGGCCGCCGTCTATGCCCCGGTCGCTTTCATGACCGGCCGGACCGGCAAGCTGTTCATCGAATTTGCGCTGACCCTGGCCGGCGCCGTGCTGGTTTCCGGCTTCGTCGCGCTGACCCTGTCGCCGATGATGTGCGGCGCCTTGCTCAAGCACGAGGAAAAGCACAGCAAGGTCTTTCTCCTCATCGAGACTTTCCTGAACTGGCTGAATGCCGGTTACCAGCGGGTGTTGACCACCGCCTTGCAGCGGCGCTGGATCGTCATGCTCGGCTTCGTCGTGGTGGCGGCCTCGAGCGGCTTCCTGCTCAAGGCGCTGAAATCGGAACTGGCGCCGATCGAGGATCGCGGCGTCATTCTCGGCATTTTCTCCGGCCCGGATGGCGCGACTCTCGGCTACACCGAAAAATACGCCCGCCAGCTCGAAGACATCTACAGCCAGACCAAGGAAATCGACCGTTATTTCGTGGTCGCCGGCAACCCGATCGTCAGTCAGGGGATTTCCTTCGTCGGCCTGACCGACTGGAGTCAGCGCAGCCGCCGTTCGCCGGATATCGCCAAGGAATTGTTCCCGAAATTCCAGGCCGTTCCCGGTGTCCTGGCCTTCCCGGTGACGCCGCCCTCGCTCGGCCAGAGCCCGCGCGAACGGCCGATCAATTTCGTCATCGCGACGTCGGCCTCGTATGAGGAGCTGGAGCAGGTGACCAGCCAGTTCCTTGGCGAACTGGCGAAGAACCCGGGGCTGACCAATGTCGATACCGACCTCAAACTGAACAAGCCGGAGTTGTCGGTGGTGGTCAAGCGCGACCAGGCCGCCGACATGGGGGTTTCCGTGGAAAACATCGGGCGGACGCTGGAAACCCTGCTCGGCGGCCGTCAGGTCACCCGCTTCAAGCGCGACGGCGAACAATACGACGTGATTGTCCAGGTGGCGGACGTCGACCGCAGCAATCCGGACGACATTCGCGACATCTACGCCCGCGGCCGCGACGGCAGCATGATCTCGCTCGACAATCTGGTCAGCGTCTCGGAGACGATTGCGCCGCGCGAACTGAATCACTTCGGTCAGCGCCGCGCCGTGACCATCACCGCCAATCTGGCGCCCAACTACACGATGGGCGAAGCCCTGACGTACATGGACGGCGTCGCCGGGCGGATCCTGCAGCCGGGCTATGCGGTCGATTACAACGGCCAGTCGCGCGAATTCCGCCAGTCGTCATCCTCGTTGCTGCTCACTTTCGGCCTGGCCCTGGCCTTCATTTACCTGGTGCTGGCGGCGCAATTCGAAAGCTTTCGCGATCCCTTCATTATCATGCTCAGCGTGCCGCTGTCGATCGCCGGGGCGCTGCTTGCGCTGTGGCTGAGCGGCGGCACGCTCAATGTTTACAGCCAGATCGGTCTGGTGACGTTGGTCGGCCTGATTACCAAGCACGGCATCCTCATCGTCGAATTCGCCAACCAGTTGCAGGAGAAGGGGCGCGGCCTGAAGGAAGCGGTCATCGAGTCATCGACGCTGCGTCTGCGGCCGATCCTGATGACTACCGGGGCGATGGTCCTCGGCGCCGTGCCGCTGGCGCTGGCCAGCGGTGCCGGTGCCGAGTCGCGCCAGCAGATCG harbors:
- a CDS encoding efflux RND transporter permease subunit, whose amino-acid sequence is MKISEVCIKRPVFATVLSLVVMLLGIVSYDRLPVREYPKIDEPVVTVSTTYRGASADIIESQVTKPLEDSLAGIEGVEVITSISRAENSQISVRFKLEQAPDSAAADVRDRVSRVRNKLPDETDEPVIAKVEADANPIIWVAFSSDKHSALEVTDIANRIVKPKLQTLPGAADVRIFGDRRFAMRIWLDRQRLAAYQLTPADVEDALRKQNVEVPAGRIESREREFSVVANSDLKTPEEFGAVIVKTANGYPVRISDLGRVEIGPAAERTSVRFKGRSAVSLGVIKQATANPLEISQALRKELPKLISELPAGMTADISYDSSIFIDRSIQSVFKTIGEAILLVLAIIFFFLRNLRATLIPLVTIPVSLVGAFAIMFTLGFTINTLTLLALVLAIGLVVDDAIVVLENIYRHIEDGMPRRQAALQGAQEIGFAVVAMTLTLAAVYAPVAFMTGRTGKLFIEFALTLAGAVLVSGFVALTLSPMMCGALLKHEEKHSKVFLLIETFLNWLNAGYQRVLTTALQRRWIVMLGFVVVAASSGFLLKALKSELAPIEDRGVILGIFSGPDGATLGYTEKYARQLEDIYSQTKEIDRYFVVAGNPIVSQGISFVGLTDWSQRSRRSPDIAKELFPKFQAVPGVLAFPVTPPSLGQSPRERPINFVIATSASYEELEQVTSQFLGELAKNPGLTNVDTDLKLNKPELSVVVKRDQAADMGVSVENIGRTLETLLGGRQVTRFKRDGEQYDVIVQVADVDRSNPDDIRDIYARGRDGSMISLDNLVSVSETIAPRELNHFGQRRAVTITANLAPNYTMGEALTYMDGVAGRILQPGYAVDYNGQSREFRQSSSSLLLTFGLALAFIYLVLAAQFESFRDPFIIMLSVPLSIAGALLALWLSGGTLNVYSQIGLVTLVGLITKHGILIVEFANQLQEKGRGLKEAVIESSTLRLRPILMTTGAMVLGAVPLALASGAGAESRQQIGWVIVGGMLLGTFFTLFVVPTVYSLLAERKEAVAE